A segment of the Leptospiraceae bacterium genome:
CATTTCCTTCAGATGCAGTTGGTCCGTGGGTTGCCCAATCCAATTCAAATGCGTTAGCCGGAGAATACAACTTCATCCAATCAATATATTTTGTTAAAGCGTAAACAGCAGCAGGACCATTTAGTTCACCGCCTCGGGAAACAGATGATCCAACAGGAACTTTGTTTTCAACTCGAATACCCCATTCATCTACCGGTAGTCCATTAGGTAATCCTTTGTCACCTACGCCAGCAATAGAAAGCCATGCATCGGTAAATCGCCAACCTAAAGAAGCACCAGGCTGACCATAATCGGAATGACCATATACTTTTTTTCCATCGATTGGAGTGTTTGTAAAAAACTCAGCAATATCTTCGTAAGCCGCCCAATTGACTGGGACCCCTAATTCATATCCGTATTTTGTTTTAAATTGTTTTTTTATATCTTCTCTTGTAAACCAGTCATATCGGAACCAATATAGATTCGCAAATTGTTGGTCAGGGAGTTGCAGAATATTTCCATCGTAGTCTTGACCGAACTCCAAATTTAGAAAATCTTTTAAGTCTAAATTTGGATTCGTAAAATCTTTTCCTTCCCCTTTCATGTAATCACTTAGGACAACAACACCTTGAGTTCTCAGATGAGTACCGACCATATCAGCATCGTTTACATAACCATCATACCAAAGTGTTCCATTTTCGATTTGATCCATAATACGAACAACTACATCGCCTTCGCCGATAATCTCATGTTCTACTTCGATTCCTGTAATTTCAAAGAATGCTCGGGCGAGTACGCGACTTTCCCAGTAATGGGTATCAATGTTTTCAGCGACTGTTTTGATTTTTTTGCCACGAAATTCTTTGGCTGTATTTTTAAACCATAAAAGTTCATTGAGTCTTTCCTGTTTATTTAAGACTGATGGCTGAAAAATTTCCATCCAATTCACGATGGCGGCATCGTATTCATCTTTAGGTTCAAAGTTCACTGAATCTTCTTTGGCTTTACAACCGAAAAGTAGATGTGCAATAAAAAAAAATATTAATGTAGTGTTTAGTTTTTTCATAAAAGATTTACCAAGAGAAACAGTTCTCATTCACAAGTGAACTTATGTATGAGTCAATAAAAAAAAAGATTCACTAGATAAAAATGCTTATTAATACAAAAAACTTATCTTAATCTAAAATTGATTTTCACAATTTAAAATATTATTAATAATTCTCCTTACATTATCATTTCTTAACAAAATATATGATTGAATTATGATGAGCCTAGCGTCTACCGTAGGTGTGTGCCCTTAATTGTAGGCTTTCCACAAATCGTTTGTTCGCTCTCCTTCTGCCAAGCTACTGGAGACTCTGATTTTATTGATTTATTAGATTTTTCTAATATTGTAAAATTTACTTTAAGTTTAGTAATTTTTCTTTTCGAATAATATTAGGTAGTAAACTAAAAATAAAAGTTCACCTAGCTTTAATTATCCGTTCTTTGTTTATTCAGGGAGTATAATGACTATTATGTGCAAAGAAAAAACCAAACATATATTTGTCTGGCTATGGAATACTTGATTAAAGTATAAATTAAATACAATATTCTAGAACAATCAGTTGTTTAAATTTAGAATGATTCTAGTATTATTATTTGCGGGCTAATAATCTTTTCTCCTATTCAATTTAGATTTGACATTAATATATTTTTTTTTTTTAGTGTTAGTGCTTTAAATATAAATGTACTTTGATTTTTAATAAAAATAAAAAATTACTGATTATTTTAAGCAAAAAATAATCCATCTACCTAGGTAAATCAATGAAATCTCTAAAAAATTTTCAGTTACTAACCATACTATTTTTACTTTTCAGCCTTTCGATAAGTGCTGAGAAAACAAAAAAAGGCAAACAAAAACCTGTCGAGAAAAAAAATATCGAATCCACAAAATCAGATCGTAGGGAAAAGATAGAGAAAGAAGATATTTTAATTTCTGTAAAAACTGAACCGGCAGAATTAGTAGAAGAAAAATCTACGAAGAAAGAACGAGAAGAAGTTATAACAAAAGAAGAGCCAAAAACTCCTCCTGCGCCGATTGTAAAAGAAGAACCAGTATCCATTACGCCTCCTGTTACAAAAACTTCAACAGCTGATTCAATTCATCCTATTACACTCAATCAATATTTTTCGAACGATATTTGGTTTCGTGGTTTTAGTGTATTGGGAGATAGGCTTGCACAAAGGGATAATAGGCGTTACCAATCCATGCAACATGCTTGGAACTTGGTGACCGGTGTTTCCTATGATGTATCTGAGAATTTCAGTATAGGAATGAATGTTTATAGTCCAACAGCACATAGAGCTAATAGAGATAACGATTTTTTTATGCAAGCGGCACCTGGGGACTCAAAGGATTTTACTCAAAAATATGCAGAAGCAGCGCAAGCTGGAAATCCAAATATATTGATTGATGAGGCTACACAGTTAAACGCAGAAGATCCGAAAAATCCTAAGGATCCAAGTGCAATTAAAAGAAGAAAAGAAAAAAATGGATTAAAAGATATCTTTGATGCAAGTTTTACTTATAAACACAATACAAGGTTTGGGAAAATTATTACAGGATTTTATTTTGCGAACAATGACAATTTTAATATTACTCTTGGTGAACTTGTCGCAGGAATTGAATTTCCATTTTGGAAGGCTTTAAGTCCCTCATTTACAAGTTACTATCGATTTACCTCTGAAGGAGGAGGCGGTGGGAATGGAACGAGTAACCATCGAATAGCAATTAGCCACAAATTTTTTCCTGAAAATAATATTAATTTTACAACAAGTTTATCTAGTGGATACCAATACCATTCAAATTTAAAAGAATATAGAAGTGGTGTTTCTGATATATCTCCAAAGATTCAAGTTAACTATGGATCTTTTTACGTAAGTTTTATGGATATGATTCGACCTGACCCTAGTTTGTGGGATGCAGCTGGTGGTTTTGGTAGTGGCGCAGCATATAATGATTCAAACCGTAGAGATGGAATGGTCGATGATCCTTCGAAAATTCGTGGTTCACAAAATCAAGCCTATGTCGATTTAATAAACAAAGGTGCAAACAGTCTACATGCATCGAATCCCGGAGCAGATCCAAATGGCTATGGGAGGGAAGCAGTTAAAGTTTACTTAACTCAGAATTACCAACAACAAAAGTTTGTAACGCATATCTACTTTTTTACGGTTGGTTATAGTATGAAATTTTAATTCTAACTATAACGAAAAACGGGTGTATTTCTGTTCAATGAACTAATCTTTTAACAATTAGTCATCGGGAAAATAGAATTGCACCCATTTAAGGAACGACAAAAAAGGAGGTCATTTATAATTTAACTAGGAACTTTGTATATTCTCCTTACGTTAGGTAAATCAAAAATTCCAAAATACAAAGAAAGGAAAAAAAATGAATCTAAAGACTTCATTATTGCATATTTCTATTTTTCTATTAATTTTAAGTTGTAGTGGCAAATCTTCTCTTTCCTATTTTCCTATTGATGGATTTGATTCAGATACGAATTTAAGAATTAAATCCTTTTTAGAGGAAACTAGGCATTACCCAAAGCGGAAAGTTGCCACATTTGATGGAGATGGTACCGTACTAGGTCAAGCTCCTCATTATATGGCTGACGAGTGTCTCTATGAGGTTGCTCGCGATAATCCTTCCAAAAAACCTGAAGTGATTCAGAAAATGCAAAAATTATCAAATGTTTCAATTGAATATGTACAACTACGAGTAAAATTTTTTGAAGGTGATTCAATAGAATATCTTCGAGATTTAGGAGAGAAATGTTATAATAAATACTATTCTGGAAAAGTTTTTAAACCTATGGTAGATTTGATTCAACTTTTGAAAGCAAATGAGTTTGAAGTGTGGATTATCACTGCTAGCCCCGAAGCAATGTATCAAAAGTTTTTAAGCAAAGAATTACAAATTCCAATTACAAATATTGTAGGTATTAAATCCATTGTAAAGGATGGAAATATCACCGGAAAAATGGTAGAGCCAGTTGCACAGGACCATGGTAAAAAGGAAGCTATTGAAACATTTGTCCAAGAAAAGCCTCTGTTAGTTGGTGGAAATAGTCGCGGTGATAAGGAAATGATAGAATACAGTGCAAAATTAAAACTTATAATTAATCCGGATGAATACATCGCAGAAGATCAAACAGAAAGTATTGCAGAATATGCGAGAAAAAACAACTGGGTGATAGCGAAAATTAAAGATGTTCCGTCCCCTGATTTTCCGTATATCTCCTCTAAAATATTTAATATCAAAAAAAATAAAACCAACGAATAATTATGATAAAACAAATTTTAAAATGGTTTTTACCTGCAAAACCGATTCAAAAACTTTCCGATGAAGAGATTAATAAGAAATACCCCGTATATAGATGGCATGTTTTGGAGTCCACATTTATTGGTTATGCTGCGTTTTACTTTGTTAGGAACAATCTTTCCGTTGTTTCTAAGGAAATGGGGCAAGCTCTCCAATACGATAAATCCCAAATAGGAGATATATTAGCAGTAACCGCAATTACATACGGAATTGGTAAGTTTGTAATGGGAGCGTTATCCGATAGAAGTGATTCTCGAAAATTCATGTCAGTAGGTTTATTACTTACTGCAATCATAAATTTTGTATTTGGTGCTGTAGAGAATTTTCACGCACATTTATTTTTATGGGGATTGAATGGATTTATACAGGGTATGGGATGGCCTCCATGCGGGCGCGCTATTGGGCATTGGTATGGTCTAAAAGAACGCGGGAGTGTATTCGCAATTTGGAATGTTGCGCATAACGTTGGAGGAGGGTTGGTTGGAATGATTGCGGCTTTTTCTGCTAGTCATTGGGGGTGGAAATCTGCTTTTTATGTTCCGGGCTTTCTTGCAATTATAGCGTCAATTTATATTTATTTACGATTAAAAGATACCCCACAATCAGAAGGCCTCCCGCCTATAGAAGAATATAAAAATGAAAAAACTTTACATGCTACCTCAGAAGAAACTGAGCGTGAGTTAGGAACGAAGGAACTTTTAGGGAAATATATATTTACCAATAAATATCTTTGGTTATTTGCTTTCGCTAATTTCTTTGTGTACATTGTAAGATACAGTATGTTAGATTGGGGACCGACGTATTTAAAAGAAATTAAGGGTGCTAGTTTGACAGGCGGAGGTTTTAGTATATTTATTTTGGAATTTGCAGGAATCGGTAGCACAATTTTAATGGGATGGATTTCTGATAAGTTAGGCGGTAGACGTGGAATGGTAAGTTTACTTTGTATGATTCCAATTTTTTTCGCATTTGGGGTAATTTACTATAATCCTCCTGGATTTCTTTGGATTGATTTAACTATGCTTGGAGTAATCGGATTTTTTGTTTATCCGCCGGTTATGTTATTAGGAGTTGCTGCTCTCGATGTAAGTTCAAAAAAAGCTGTTGGAACTGCAGCAGGTTTTGTAGGGTTATTTGGTTATATAGGACGGACAACACAAGCAAAAGGATTGGGTTGGCTTGCAAATAATCCTGTTTACGGTTGGAATTATGTACTCTATGCAATTCTTATAGCAACACTATTAGCAATTATATTTTTAGGATTTACTTGGAATATAAAACCGAAAGAATAATAAAAATAATTTCTTGAAAAATAAAGAATTATAAATACTATTTCTTTCATGGCAAAAACTGTTGTAGAAGAATTAATATATGAGTATTGGGATTGTGACAAATGTGGACAGAAAGCTATTCGTGGTGATATTCGAAATTGTCCATCCTGCGGAAATGCAAGAAATGAAAACATACATTTTTACAGAATCAATGATCAAGAAGAAATTGTAGAAGATAAAACACAAGCAGATAAGTTTAAAGCTGGAGCAGATTGGCTGTGTTCTTTTTGTGAAACTTTAAATTCCGTTACGGATAACACGTGTTTATCCTGCGGTGCTACCCAAGAATCTAGTAAAAAAAACTATTTTGAACTCCAAAAGGAAAAAGACCTTAAAGCCGCTAAAAATATTCAATCCACTAAACCAATTGAAGAATCCAAAAAATCTGTTAACTGGAAAAAAATTAGCATTTGGGCAATTGCAATTTTGGGAAGTTGCATTACTAGCCTTTACTTTTTAGGAAAAACTCATAATGTAAGTTTTCAAGTTGTAGGGGTCGCCTGGGAGAGAACAATTCCAATTAACCGTTATTCGACGGTGGAACAAACTGATTGGGATGATGAATTAAAAGGGGATAATATTGTAAAACTAAATTCCTCGCAGGAGATTCGATCCTATGAAGATCGACAGATAGGAACTAAAACTGAATCGTATACAGAAACAGAGGAATATCGTTCTGGTTCCAAACGTGAATGTAATACCAGTTATGAATCGACTGGTTCAGGTGCGTCGAAGAAAGTAACTAGCTGTGATGATGTACCAACATATTCTAGCCGTACAGTTCATAAAACTAGAGAAGTCCCGGTATATAAAAAA
Coding sequences within it:
- a CDS encoding haloacid dehalogenase-like hydrolase, whose amino-acid sequence is MNLKTSLLHISIFLLILSCSGKSSLSYFPIDGFDSDTNLRIKSFLEETRHYPKRKVATFDGDGTVLGQAPHYMADECLYEVARDNPSKKPEVIQKMQKLSNVSIEYVQLRVKFFEGDSIEYLRDLGEKCYNKYYSGKVFKPMVDLIQLLKANEFEVWIITASPEAMYQKFLSKELQIPITNIVGIKSIVKDGNITGKMVEPVAQDHGKKEAIETFVQEKPLLVGGNSRGDKEMIEYSAKLKLIINPDEYIAEDQTESIAEYARKNNWVIAKIKDVPSPDFPYISSKIFNIKKNKTNE
- a CDS encoding MFS transporter, whose product is MIKQILKWFLPAKPIQKLSDEEINKKYPVYRWHVLESTFIGYAAFYFVRNNLSVVSKEMGQALQYDKSQIGDILAVTAITYGIGKFVMGALSDRSDSRKFMSVGLLLTAIINFVFGAVENFHAHLFLWGLNGFIQGMGWPPCGRAIGHWYGLKERGSVFAIWNVAHNVGGGLVGMIAAFSASHWGWKSAFYVPGFLAIIASIYIYLRLKDTPQSEGLPPIEEYKNEKTLHATSEETERELGTKELLGKYIFTNKYLWLFAFANFFVYIVRYSMLDWGPTYLKEIKGASLTGGGFSIFILEFAGIGSTILMGWISDKLGGRRGMVSLLCMIPIFFAFGVIYYNPPGFLWIDLTMLGVIGFFVYPPVMLLGVAALDVSSKKAVGTAAGFVGLFGYIGRTTQAKGLGWLANNPVYGWNYVLYAILIATLLAIIFLGFTWNIKPKE